One stretch of Spirochaetota bacterium DNA includes these proteins:
- a CDS encoding phosphoribosylaminoimidazolesuccinocarboxamide synthase, translating into MNEVYNFRKFLEENLSNLKEVKPLYFTNFNKLKLLKRGKVRDIYEIGDYLLIVSTDRISAFDVILPTPIPLKGMILNMMSYFWFDKFKDLVENHVVSVNPEDYPEECREYLNLLRYRSMLVRKMNVYKIECIVRGYLAGSGYEEYIKNNSICGIKLPEGLKMSSKLPEPIFTPSTKSDVGHDINISIDQAREIVGDMIQEIRHKSIEIFKIASENLESKGILLCDTKFEFGFDKKSKLVLIDEVLTPDSSRFWLKETYREGVPQESHDKQFVRDYLKTLVWDKSYPGPDLPENIVFETAKRYISIFLKITN; encoded by the coding sequence ATGAATGAAGTTTATAACTTTAGAAAGTTCCTAGAAGAGAACCTATCAAACCTAAAGGAAGTAAAACCTCTGTATTTCACTAACTTCAACAAATTAAAACTTCTAAAGAGAGGAAAAGTTAGAGATATATACGAGATTGGAGATTATCTTTTGATCGTTTCAACGGATAGAATATCTGCGTTTGATGTTATACTTCCTACACCTATTCCCCTAAAAGGAATGATACTAAATATGATGTCTTATTTCTGGTTTGATAAGTTCAAGGATTTGGTTGAAAACCATGTTGTTTCAGTTAATCCAGAAGATTATCCCGAAGAATGTAGAGAATATCTTAATCTACTGAGATATAGAAGTATGCTTGTTAGGAAGATGAATGTATATAAGATTGAGTGTATAGTTAGGGGATACTTGGCTGGTTCTGGATACGAAGAGTATATCAAAAACAACTCAATATGTGGGATCAAGTTGCCAGAAGGACTTAAAATGTCATCAAAGCTTCCAGAGCCTATTTTTACTCCTTCAACTAAATCAGATGTAGGTCATGATATAAACATATCTATTGATCAAGCAAGAGAGATAGTAGGAGATATGATTCAAGAGATACGACATAAGAGTATTGAGATATTTAAAATCGCTTCAGAGAACCTTGAAAGCAAAGGAATACTCCTCTGTGATACCAAATTTGAGTTCGGGTTTGATAAAAAATCTAAACTAGTTCTAATTGATGAAGTTCTAACACCAGACTCTTCTAGATTCTGGCTTAAAGAAACATACAGAGAGGGAGTCCCGCAAGAGAGTCATGATAAACAGTTTGTGAGAGACTATCTAAAAACTCTCGTTTGGGACAAATCATATCCAGGACCTGACTTACCAGAGAACATTGTTTTTGAAACTGCCAAAAGATACATATCTATCTTTCTCAAAATAACTAATTAG